In one window of Nakamurella alba DNA:
- a CDS encoding DoxX family membrane protein, translating into MAVFWAAARVIVGFVFLWSFLDKLFGLGFSATAGWLDGRSPTSGFLQHGASNGPGVFFRDLTGGGGGWLDWVFMITMAAVGLGLVLGIMTRLAALGGIVWMGLFYLSTYAPTDNPVVDIHVVVVLVLVGIMLSGAGRAYGLGRWWESRWTSGRAPWLLGG; encoded by the coding sequence ATGGCGGTCTTCTGGGCCGCGGCGCGGGTGATCGTCGGCTTCGTTTTCCTCTGGTCGTTCCTCGACAAACTGTTCGGCCTCGGCTTCAGCGCGACCGCCGGGTGGCTGGACGGCCGCTCCCCCACGTCCGGCTTCCTGCAGCACGGCGCCAGCAACGGACCCGGGGTCTTCTTCCGGGACCTCACCGGTGGTGGCGGTGGCTGGCTGGACTGGGTCTTCATGATCACGATGGCCGCAGTGGGCCTCGGCCTGGTGCTCGGGATCATGACCCGGCTCGCCGCCCTCGGCGGGATCGTCTGGATGGGCCTGTTCTACCTGTCCACCTACGCGCCGACCGACAACCCGGTCGTCGACATCCATGTCGTGGTCGTGCTCGTCCTCGTCGGCATCATGCTGTCCGGCGCCGGCCGTGCCTACGGTCTCGGCCGCTGGTGGGAGAGCCGCTGGACCTCCGGACGCGCGCCCTGGCTGCTCGGCGGCTGA
- a CDS encoding DUF1206 domain-containing protein, with translation MTGPASKARAAAGSGRRAEQSPAFGVLVMVGLIAYGVVHLLIAWIAVQVAWGGSGEEASQTGALQEMAETPVGVPLLWITALGLFALAVWMVASAIWGYADDNGATKVGKRLGAAAKAVIYAALGVSAIGTATGSGGGSGDQGQQTMTAKLLGLPFGPVLVIIVGVVIVVIGGRLVYRGVKAKFLDDLQDHPGKAAEMFGRVGYVAKGIALGVVGILFAVAGFTYDPEKAGGLDDALKTLRDQPFGAVLLTLVALGIASFGVYCFYWSRHAKR, from the coding sequence ATGACCGGACCAGCTTCGAAGGCACGTGCCGCCGCCGGATCGGGCCGAAGGGCCGAACAGTCCCCTGCCTTCGGCGTCCTGGTGATGGTGGGGCTGATCGCCTACGGCGTGGTCCACCTGCTGATCGCCTGGATCGCGGTGCAGGTGGCATGGGGCGGCAGCGGCGAGGAGGCCTCCCAGACCGGTGCGTTGCAGGAGATGGCAGAGACACCCGTCGGGGTGCCGCTGCTCTGGATCACCGCCCTCGGTCTCTTCGCTCTCGCCGTCTGGATGGTCGCCTCCGCGATCTGGGGCTACGCCGACGACAACGGCGCCACCAAGGTCGGGAAGCGACTCGGCGCCGCGGCGAAGGCGGTCATCTATGCCGCGCTCGGGGTGTCGGCGATAGGGACGGCCACCGGATCCGGTGGCGGGTCCGGCGACCAGGGCCAGCAGACGATGACCGCGAAACTACTGGGGCTGCCCTTCGGCCCCGTCCTGGTCATCATCGTCGGCGTGGTCATCGTGGTCATCGGCGGCCGCCTCGTCTACCGCGGCGTCAAGGCCAAGTTCCTCGACGACCTGCAGGACCACCCCGGCAAGGCGGCCGAGATGTTCGGCCGGGTCGGCTATGTCGCCAAGGGGATCGCGCTCGGTGTGGTCGGGATCCTCTTCGCCGTCGCCGGGTTCACCTATGACCCGGAGAAGGCCGGCGGCCTGGACGATGCGCTGAAGACGTTGCGGGACCAGCCATTCGGCGCGGTGCTGCTCACCCTGGTGGCACTGGGCATCGCGAGCTTCGGCGTCTACTGCTTCTACTGGTCACGCCACGCGAAGCGCTGA
- a CDS encoding VOC family protein produces the protein MTTFVRFQSASPNRHGRWPGIFAMANGLAQEGMLSPADATWLREANDSANEAYPDPTTVAPDCYDRTTNPGARSWFRAYATLLLDMVPPYLDLLDRYGIGWTELRTSSPGRITYQDEVQVVAVPQSHPADWPFPTSTPATDIATLVIECTDAAPMVDFYAALGAVPHARFPNAFLLGGLTLSFQERPDHRRPSWPDPAVQPQLHLDFFADDIEATAADLVSHGGQLPEHQPHRTDGLIVILDPAGHPCCIGTRL, from the coding sequence GTGACGACCTTCGTGCGCTTCCAGAGCGCGAGCCCGAACCGGCACGGCCGGTGGCCCGGGATCTTCGCGATGGCCAACGGTCTCGCGCAGGAGGGCATGCTGTCCCCCGCCGACGCCACCTGGCTGCGCGAGGCGAACGACAGCGCCAACGAGGCCTACCCGGACCCGACGACGGTCGCGCCGGACTGCTACGACCGCACCACGAACCCGGGTGCCCGTTCCTGGTTCCGCGCCTACGCGACACTCCTGCTCGACATGGTGCCGCCGTACCTGGACCTCCTCGACCGGTACGGGATCGGCTGGACCGAGCTCCGGACGAGCAGTCCGGGGCGGATCACCTACCAGGACGAGGTCCAGGTGGTCGCCGTCCCGCAGTCCCACCCGGCCGACTGGCCGTTCCCGACCTCCACTCCGGCGACCGACATCGCGACGCTGGTCATCGAGTGCACGGACGCGGCACCGATGGTCGACTTCTACGCAGCACTCGGCGCGGTCCCGCACGCCCGGTTCCCCAACGCCTTCCTGCTGGGCGGGTTGACCCTGTCCTTCCAGGAGCGCCCGGACCACCGACGACCGAGCTGGCCGGACCCGGCGGTGCAGCCGCAGTTGCATCTGGACTTCTTCGCCGACGACATCGAGGCGACCGCCGCAGACCTGGTGAGCCACGGCGGACAACTGCCCGAGCACCAGCCGCACCGCACGGACGGACTGATCGTCATCCTCGATCCCGCCGGCCACCCCTGCTGCATCGGCACCCGCCTCTGA
- the trpS gene encoding tryptophan--tRNA ligase translates to MSLTHSPAADHDGIDTAVRRSAEIDARIAVAPQEFRVLTGDRPTGPLHLGHLFGSLLNRVRLQQLGVPITIVVADYQVITDRDLPGPVGERVLGLVADYLAVGLDPDRTVIFPHSAVPALNQLLVPFLSLVSDAEIRRNPTVKAELAASGRALSGLLLTYPIHQAADILGSGGTLVPVGRDQLPHLEITRVIARRFTERYGPVFAEPDALLSEVPLLLGTDGEKMSKSRGNTVPLGATADETAAILRRSVTDARRDITFEPEERPGVSALLAIGACALGITPEVLAATIGTGGSKVLKDTVTDAVNDLLAPIRARRAELAADPAYLTGVLLAGTAEANATANDILGQVRRAMGMDYFT, encoded by the coding sequence ATGAGCCTCACCCACAGCCCCGCCGCGGACCACGACGGCATCGACACCGCGGTCCGCCGATCTGCGGAGATCGATGCCCGGATCGCCGTGGCACCACAGGAGTTCCGGGTACTCACCGGCGACCGGCCGACCGGTCCGCTGCACCTGGGGCACCTCTTCGGCAGCCTGCTCAACCGGGTCCGGCTGCAGCAGCTGGGCGTGCCGATCACGATCGTGGTCGCCGACTACCAGGTGATCACCGACCGCGATCTGCCCGGCCCCGTCGGCGAGCGTGTCCTCGGCCTGGTCGCCGACTACCTGGCGGTCGGGCTCGACCCGGACCGCACGGTGATCTTCCCGCACTCCGCGGTGCCGGCGCTGAACCAGCTGCTGGTCCCGTTCCTGTCCCTGGTCAGTGATGCGGAGATCCGGCGTAACCCGACGGTCAAGGCCGAGCTGGCCGCGTCCGGCCGCGCGCTGTCCGGGCTGCTGCTCACCTACCCGATCCATCAGGCTGCCGACATCCTCGGCAGCGGAGGCACTCTCGTGCCCGTGGGCCGCGATCAGCTGCCGCACCTGGAGATCACCCGGGTCATCGCCCGTCGCTTCACCGAGCGGTACGGGCCGGTGTTCGCCGAACCGGATGCCCTGCTGTCCGAGGTCCCGCTGCTGCTCGGCACCGACGGGGAGAAGATGTCGAAGTCCCGTGGCAACACCGTGCCGCTCGGCGCCACCGCCGACGAGACGGCCGCGATCCTGCGTCGCTCGGTGACCGACGCCCGGCGCGACATCACCTTCGAACCGGAGGAGCGGCCCGGGGTGTCGGCACTCCTGGCGATCGGCGCCTGCGCGCTGGGGATCACGCCGGAGGTGCTCGCGGCCACCATCGGGACGGGCGGGTCGAAGGTGCTCAAGGACACCGTCACCGACGCGGTGAACGATCTGCTCGCGCCGATCCGGGCGCGCCGGGCCGAGCTCGCCGCGGACCCGGCCTACCTCACCGGGGTGCTGCTGGCCGGGACGGCCGAGGCCAACGCCACGGCCAACGACATCCTCGGGCAGGTGCGGCGCGCGATGGGCATGGACTACTTCACCTGA
- a CDS encoding LCP family protein produces MTESTRKHGRHRAGRPWYVRMVSSPAKWWKRAGLVVAVLVLALVVDGLLILGRVQHVAVRLVPPASGTTFVIVGSDSRADIPAGTAQDSFGGTVEVPGERADVVLVVHTTADGRSTTLSVPRDLILRSATGGPIRLALTLDSGPQALTDALCRSLGIGIDHLAIIDFAGFAAVVDAVGGVTVDIPYPLRDKWSGLQLDTAGRQTLSGVQALALVRSRHGEQLIDGTWVADSEAAGAGERTRWAGVVFDALQQSARNARTNPLRLQQLAWTGAGVLTTDDGTGVWDLASLAGSTGSPVDLPSAPLKGAQLGQVITDATMATLEAAGISGGCTPPA; encoded by the coding sequence GTGACCGAAAGCACCAGGAAGCACGGGCGGCACCGCGCCGGCCGACCCTGGTACGTCCGGATGGTCTCGTCGCCGGCGAAGTGGTGGAAACGGGCCGGGCTGGTCGTCGCCGTGCTGGTGCTGGCGCTGGTCGTCGACGGCCTGCTGATCCTCGGCCGGGTCCAGCACGTCGCCGTCCGTCTGGTCCCGCCCGCCTCCGGCACCACCTTCGTCATCGTCGGGTCCGACTCGCGGGCCGACATCCCGGCCGGCACGGCGCAGGACTCCTTCGGCGGGACGGTCGAGGTGCCGGGTGAGCGCGCCGATGTCGTCCTGGTCGTGCACACCACCGCGGACGGCCGGTCCACCACGCTGTCGGTACCGCGCGACCTGATCCTGCGCAGCGCCACCGGCGGCCCGATCCGGCTCGCCCTCACCCTGGACAGCGGACCGCAGGCGCTCACCGACGCGCTCTGCCGCTCCCTCGGCATCGGCATCGACCACCTCGCGATCATCGACTTCGCCGGGTTCGCCGCCGTGGTCGACGCCGTCGGTGGGGTCACCGTCGACATCCCGTACCCGTTGCGGGACAAGTGGTCCGGTCTGCAGCTCGACACCGCCGGCCGGCAGACGCTCAGCGGCGTCCAGGCTCTCGCCCTGGTGCGTTCGCGGCACGGTGAGCAGCTGATCGACGGGACCTGGGTGGCCGACAGCGAGGCGGCAGGGGCGGGGGAGCGGACCCGCTGGGCCGGCGTGGTGTTCGACGCGCTGCAGCAGTCCGCCCGGAACGCCCGGACCAACCCGCTCCGCCTGCAGCAGCTGGCCTGGACCGGCGCCGGCGTGCTGACCACCGACGACGGCACCGGGGTCTGGGATCTCGCGTCGCTGGCCGGGTCGACGGGGTCGCCTGTCGACCTGCCGTCCGCGCCGCTGAAGGGCGCGCAGCTCGGGCAGGTGATCACCGACGCCACCATGGCCACTCTGGAGGCGGCCGGGATCTCCGGCGGCTGCACGCCTCCGGCATAG
- a CDS encoding S8 family serine peptidase — MKITRVLLAALLLTLVGPAPMAGAAPGDPPLPPVAAPAGVCTGTEEEPQLEPEALGTLNVRSDDPAVETAASLGFDGSGVSIGVVSTYLDPAAPNFLRADGTPVVVDYRSYTHDGPNGAGEGSEAFGDVSSIGAQGTVTYDLADHTNAQAVTLPDGHCWIRVVGVAPGADIIASNAYDGGTLTAAAAVQAIEDSVEAGVDVLSFSFNWTTFPDVSDRAAVLAATSAAIDAGVTVVASAGDAGANSTIGSPAADPRVIGVGASTDSRIYAQTGAAGTTRFGNGDWSPGTGTSAQVSSSGITGAGTTIDVLAPGDTDWATCSADPRFQECSMPGNPSQQSDLFAFGGTSQSAPFVAGVVGLIIQAYREGHGGADPTPAQVQEFLTATATDLGLPSDLQGHGLVDAHAAVLAAGGGAALVADPGVFVAGRGAAEVAATVRNTGDIPLPVGDVVLTSDTPTVVGSRIVAPDAAGPAFVDGLTGDPMVFSSEPVDLPAGLPWAKLTLTAASAVPEFPYIAQAVVIGPDGSVAAFGSAFAGGLQVWLPQPAAGRWTVVLQGAQGLSWTGRLTVAHGARQVVAVGAADQPVLEPGESTTVRVPVDLAVDPGDLAATLRVGDAIALPVVLRTVADLDAGPLEVTGEVLPGNGRGGAAAQTATWDMDVPEGAAAVTVDAGLDGPVDAAVAGVLIDPSGTVRSLGDNLATDDPAGSVQQTVLSPEPGRWQYRLVMQETRFTAPYTGGTFRVRVSTDALPAAVEGLPERLTVGEKRSVAVSFTNTTVDPMVVMVDPRLDDVRPVELRPVTPGSADVSLPITDQQGVPPIFIVPPFTDTVRVGVRSTVPVLIDTAGPAGVPGAVSAPSTAPSLSFVGDDAIPGPWSVLLGPPGPVGVSGSPSGSAVVSVQAVSAAFDATVTDASGTALVTEAGVAADPAFLTVAPGATVRTEVTLHAPSTVGDVSGFLALRVPARAAGGAGDGWQLGSTTGDVVAVFPYRYEVVAPSTSSSSAPTSPSTSAPTSSAPTSGSTSAVPPTTSTPPQLSATGADVGGLALGGWVIVLAGGLVLALAAMRAKWRSMH, encoded by the coding sequence GTGAAGATCACCCGGGTGCTGCTGGCTGCCCTGTTGCTGACCCTTGTCGGGCCGGCGCCGATGGCCGGCGCGGCACCAGGGGACCCGCCGCTCCCGCCGGTGGCGGCACCGGCGGGGGTGTGTACGGGCACCGAGGAGGAACCGCAGCTCGAGCCGGAGGCGCTCGGCACGTTGAACGTGCGGTCCGACGACCCGGCTGTCGAGACCGCGGCCTCGCTCGGGTTCGACGGCAGCGGCGTGAGCATCGGCGTTGTGTCGACCTACCTCGACCCGGCGGCGCCGAACTTCCTTCGCGCGGACGGCACCCCGGTGGTGGTCGACTACCGCAGCTACACCCACGACGGACCGAACGGAGCCGGTGAGGGGTCGGAGGCCTTCGGTGACGTCTCCTCGATCGGCGCCCAGGGCACCGTCACCTACGACCTGGCGGACCACACGAACGCGCAGGCGGTCACCCTGCCGGACGGGCACTGCTGGATCCGGGTGGTGGGTGTGGCGCCCGGTGCCGACATCATCGCCTCCAATGCCTACGACGGCGGCACTCTCACCGCTGCGGCCGCCGTGCAGGCCATCGAGGACTCTGTCGAAGCCGGGGTCGACGTGCTCAGCTTCTCGTTCAACTGGACGACTTTTCCCGACGTCTCCGACCGGGCCGCGGTGCTGGCGGCGACGTCGGCCGCCATCGATGCCGGAGTCACCGTGGTCGCCTCCGCCGGGGATGCCGGAGCCAACTCCACGATCGGCAGCCCGGCGGCCGATCCCCGGGTGATCGGAGTCGGTGCGAGCACCGACTCCCGTATCTACGCCCAGACCGGTGCTGCCGGGACCACCCGGTTCGGGAATGGGGACTGGTCCCCGGGAACCGGCACCTCGGCGCAGGTCTCGTCCTCCGGGATCACCGGGGCCGGCACCACGATCGACGTGCTCGCCCCCGGTGACACCGACTGGGCAACCTGCAGCGCGGACCCGCGGTTCCAGGAGTGCAGCATGCCCGGGAACCCGTCGCAGCAGTCCGATCTGTTCGCCTTCGGTGGCACCAGCCAGTCCGCCCCGTTCGTCGCCGGGGTGGTCGGCCTGATCATCCAGGCCTACCGCGAGGGTCACGGCGGCGCCGACCCGACACCCGCGCAGGTGCAGGAGTTCCTCACCGCGACCGCCACCGACCTCGGGCTGCCGTCGGACCTGCAAGGGCACGGGCTCGTCGATGCGCACGCGGCGGTGCTGGCGGCCGGTGGCGGGGCGGCGCTGGTCGCCGACCCCGGTGTGTTCGTCGCGGGCCGGGGTGCGGCGGAGGTGGCGGCGACTGTGCGGAACACCGGCGACATCCCGTTGCCGGTCGGTGATGTCGTGCTGACCTCCGACACGCCGACCGTCGTCGGGAGTCGGATCGTGGCACCGGACGCCGCCGGTCCGGCCTTTGTCGACGGGCTCACCGGTGATCCGATGGTCTTCTCGTCCGAGCCGGTGGACCTGCCGGCCGGGCTTCCGTGGGCGAAGTTGACACTGACCGCGGCGTCGGCGGTTCCGGAGTTCCCGTACATCGCGCAGGCAGTGGTGATCGGCCCCGACGGCTCCGTGGCCGCCTTCGGTTCGGCGTTCGCCGGTGGGTTGCAGGTGTGGCTGCCGCAGCCCGCCGCCGGTCGGTGGACGGTGGTGCTGCAAGGCGCGCAGGGTCTCAGCTGGACGGGCCGGCTCACCGTGGCCCACGGCGCGCGGCAGGTGGTGGCGGTGGGCGCTGCGGACCAGCCGGTGCTGGAGCCGGGGGAGAGCACGACCGTGCGGGTACCGGTCGACTTGGCCGTCGATCCCGGTGATCTCGCCGCCACCTTGCGGGTCGGGGACGCCATCGCGCTCCCGGTGGTGCTGCGCACGGTGGCCGACCTCGACGCCGGCCCGCTGGAGGTGACCGGAGAGGTGTTGCCGGGCAACGGTCGGGGTGGCGCCGCGGCCCAGACGGCCACCTGGGACATGGACGTGCCGGAGGGTGCGGCGGCTGTGACCGTTGATGCCGGGCTGGACGGACCGGTGGACGCCGCCGTGGCCGGGGTGCTCATCGATCCCAGTGGCACGGTCCGGTCCCTCGGCGACAATCTCGCCACCGACGACCCGGCCGGATCCGTGCAGCAGACGGTGTTGTCGCCCGAACCGGGGCGGTGGCAGTACCGGTTGGTGATGCAGGAGACCCGCTTCACCGCTCCGTACACGGGTGGGACGTTCCGTGTCCGGGTCTCGACCGATGCCCTCCCCGCCGCGGTCGAGGGCCTGCCCGAACGGCTCACCGTCGGCGAGAAGCGCTCGGTGGCAGTGTCGTTCACCAATACGACAGTTGACCCGATGGTGGTGATGGTGGATCCGCGGCTGGACGACGTCCGACCCGTCGAGCTCCGCCCGGTGACGCCTGGCTCGGCGGACGTGTCCTTGCCGATCACCGACCAGCAGGGTGTCCCGCCGATCTTCATCGTGCCGCCGTTCACCGACACCGTGCGGGTCGGGGTGCGGTCGACGGTTCCCGTGCTGATCGACACCGCCGGTCCCGCAGGGGTTCCCGGTGCGGTCAGCGCGCCGTCGACCGCACCGTCACTCTCGTTCGTCGGCGATGACGCGATCCCGGGTCCGTGGTCCGTGCTGCTCGGGCCTCCGGGGCCGGTCGGGGTGAGCGGCAGTCCGTCGGGCTCCGCGGTGGTCTCCGTGCAGGCGGTCTCGGCCGCCTTCGACGCGACGGTGACGGACGCGTCGGGGACTGCGCTGGTGACCGAGGCGGGGGTGGCAGCGGACCCGGCATTCCTGACGGTCGCGCCGGGCGCCACCGTTCGGACGGAAGTCACCCTGCATGCGCCGTCCACGGTCGGTGACGTCAGTGGGTTCCTGGCACTCCGGGTGCCGGCCAGGGCTGCCGGCGGCGCGGGTGACGGTTGGCAGTTGGGATCGACCACCGGGGATGTGGTGGCGGTGTTCCCCTACCGGTACGAGGTGGTGGCTCCGTCGACCTCCTCGTCCTCGGCTCCCACATCGCCGTCGACATCTGCCCCCACGTCCTCGGCCCCGACATCGGGATCGACAAGTGCTGTGCCGCCGACGACCTCGACGCCTCCGCAGCTGTCGGCGACCGGCGCGGACGTCGGTGGGCTGGCCCTCGGTGGGTGGGTCATCGTGCTGGCCGGCGGGCTTGTGCTGGCACTCGCGGCGATGCGCGCGAAGTGGCGGTCCATGCACTGA
- a CDS encoding MerR family transcriptional regulator, translating to MLIGDVARRSGVSARMLRHYESLGLLRPDGRTGAGYREYTEGDLARILHIEGLRSLGLSLREVGRAMDDPGFVPSELVESLLRRTRDRIAAETELLTRLERIRASGPAEWDDVLRTVALLRSLGSERPDDRLRAALSVSDSDAGSAGALTEAVLAEQEPNVAGALRWALARSGDGGLAALATALDADNPAVAGRAVEALAALPDGIADDPLRQALHHDEADIRRRAALALGSRGGPAVVGILVGMVLDGIDDVDAADVLAALAADPGIAGKVTTAFEHAIPAGDSTVKRRIAQALTEIPGHAADRILNGLAADDDHGVAVTAGYALRLRAGSG from the coding sequence GTGTTGATCGGTGATGTCGCCCGCAGGTCCGGGGTCAGCGCGCGCATGCTCCGCCACTACGAGTCGCTGGGCCTGCTGCGTCCGGACGGCCGGACCGGCGCCGGGTATCGCGAGTACACCGAGGGCGACCTGGCCCGGATCCTGCACATCGAGGGGCTGCGGTCGCTGGGGCTGTCGCTGCGCGAGGTCGGGCGGGCGATGGACGATCCGGGGTTCGTCCCGTCGGAGCTGGTGGAGTCACTGCTCCGACGGACCCGCGACCGGATCGCCGCGGAGACCGAGTTGCTCACCCGCCTGGAGCGGATCCGAGCCAGCGGTCCGGCCGAGTGGGACGACGTGCTGCGGACCGTGGCCCTGCTGCGGTCGTTGGGATCCGAGCGCCCCGACGACCGGCTCCGCGCCGCGCTGTCCGTGTCCGATTCCGACGCCGGGAGCGCCGGGGCACTGACCGAGGCGGTGCTCGCCGAGCAGGAGCCGAACGTGGCCGGAGCGCTCCGCTGGGCGCTCGCCCGTTCCGGCGACGGCGGTCTGGCCGCCCTGGCCACTGCACTCGACGCCGACAACCCCGCAGTCGCGGGCAGAGCCGTGGAAGCCCTTGCCGCACTGCCCGACGGCATCGCCGACGACCCGCTGCGGCAGGCGCTGCACCACGACGAGGCCGACATCCGCCGGCGGGCCGCCCTCGCTCTCGGCAGTCGCGGCGGACCCGCGGTGGTCGGCATTCTCGTCGGCATGGTGCTCGACGGGATCGACGACGTCGACGCCGCCGATGTCCTGGCCGCGCTGGCGGCAGATCCGGGCATCGCGGGGAAGGTGACGACGGCGTTCGAGCACGCGATCCCCGCCGGCGACAGCACGGTGAAGCGCCGCATCGCCCAGGCGCTCACCGAGATCCCCGGTCATGCGGCCGACCGGATCTTGAACGGTCTGGCGGCCGACGACGATCACGGGGTCGCCGTCACCGCCGGCTATGCGCTCCGACTGCGCGCCGGATCGGGCTGA
- a CDS encoding META domain-containing protein has product MRPRIAILAAAAALLLAGCGARTPAAGPNGTDATSSPVSSPEPTAESSSATSSASPSTSSAALERITDPAAIELIEWLLSSGTLDGQKVRVDSLRHPLVRFNAGAVTGNDGCNHYGGEGTLDTGTADLEGGWTTLMACGYPEDGLVDPQRVMPMQGKYEWYLEGTELHFTKPGVELIFTEAPSIWPSDRGQAAPNVLYEGARGDGDLRLTWSEGPDSRSLQMEYRSEPGTDIGQTGWSLMDGEWPPSIWACTSTTIGDDVYIAGFALPETASVTVTGKDFVEVGELEIMRPDWDSDLLVYAGWLDSPGKGLAVHTYDAAGTEIDPSCKGPWVG; this is encoded by the coding sequence ATGCGCCCCCGGATCGCGATCCTCGCCGCCGCTGCTGCCCTGCTGCTCGCCGGTTGCGGTGCCCGCACACCTGCAGCCGGCCCCAACGGCACCGACGCCACGTCGTCGCCTGTGTCGTCGCCGGAGCCGACAGCGGAGTCGTCGAGTGCCACCAGCAGCGCATCCCCGAGCACCAGCAGTGCCGCCCTCGAGCGGATCACCGATCCGGCAGCGATCGAGCTGATCGAGTGGTTGCTGAGCAGCGGAACGCTCGACGGCCAGAAGGTCCGCGTGGACTCGCTACGGCACCCCTTGGTGCGCTTCAACGCAGGTGCGGTGACGGGGAACGACGGATGCAACCACTACGGCGGCGAAGGAACCCTGGACACCGGGACGGCAGACCTGGAGGGCGGCTGGACCACCTTAATGGCCTGCGGGTACCCGGAGGACGGACTTGTCGATCCGCAGCGGGTGATGCCGATGCAGGGGAAGTACGAGTGGTACCTGGAGGGCACCGAACTCCACTTCACCAAGCCCGGTGTCGAGTTGATCTTCACCGAGGCACCCAGCATCTGGCCGTCCGACCGGGGCCAGGCCGCGCCGAACGTGCTCTACGAAGGCGCCCGCGGTGACGGCGATCTCCGGCTCACCTGGTCCGAGGGCCCGGATTCCCGCTCGCTACAGATGGAATACCGCAGCGAGCCCGGCACCGACATCGGACAGACGGGATGGTCGCTCATGGATGGCGAGTGGCCGCCGTCGATCTGGGCCTGCACCAGCACCACGATCGGTGACGACGTCTACATCGCCGGCTTCGCCCTCCCGGAGACGGCGTCCGTCACCGTCACCGGCAAGGACTTCGTCGAGGTCGGCGAGCTGGAGATCATGCGCCCGGACTGGGATTCCGATCTGCTCGTCTATGCCGGTTGGCTGGATTCCCCGGGCAAGGGCCTTGCCGTTCACACCTACGATGCGGCCGGCACCGAGATCGACCCGTCCTGCAAGGGCCCTTGGGTCGGCTGA
- a CDS encoding META domain-containing protein yields the protein MPVLGLLLLATFSAGCTTTPVSGPATSGPGIASSSAAPQPTTSASGQPPIRSAEVVADVSEYSEIDLKDWDLVAETVDGKNVFVPDTVAPVMKLRGENVWGDDGCNSFGGLRVSFGAGSMTFSGPYSTSLVACGYPVADTIAPTILAFPPSGTYDWTLSGDDLRLTRPGATLDFELSADNYASSLTGTPPNIIDEGGGTSDHRLTWTHQAGSDTWTLLLEFRRATGEPDPPVETMTWSASTSWPPAEGTCRAIRRGHSWDVYGFAAPDAASIKGTANGVTAMSHLRLHQPDWDSDLQVFTGSVTAPRGKPEVRTYDADGQLLPPVCDLSVFR from the coding sequence GTGCCGGTACTCGGCCTCCTCCTGCTCGCCACGTTCTCCGCGGGATGCACGACAACCCCGGTCAGCGGGCCTGCCACCAGTGGTCCAGGTATCGCGAGCAGTTCCGCGGCCCCCCAGCCGACCACCAGCGCCTCCGGCCAGCCGCCGATTCGATCCGCCGAGGTCGTTGCCGACGTCAGCGAGTACTCCGAGATCGACCTGAAGGACTGGGATCTCGTGGCCGAGACCGTCGACGGGAAGAACGTCTTCGTCCCGGACACCGTCGCTCCCGTCATGAAGCTTCGCGGCGAGAACGTGTGGGGCGACGACGGCTGCAACTCCTTCGGTGGACTGCGCGTGTCGTTCGGCGCCGGATCCATGACCTTCTCCGGTCCGTACAGCACATCCCTGGTGGCGTGCGGCTACCCGGTCGCGGACACCATCGCACCGACGATCCTGGCCTTCCCGCCGTCCGGCACGTACGACTGGACGTTGTCCGGCGACGATCTCCGCCTCACCCGGCCCGGCGCGACCTTGGACTTCGAGCTCTCCGCGGACAACTACGCGAGCAGCCTCACCGGCACACCGCCCAACATCATCGACGAGGGCGGCGGCACCAGCGATCACCGCCTCACCTGGACCCACCAGGCCGGATCGGACACCTGGACCTTGCTGCTCGAGTTCCGGCGGGCCACCGGTGAGCCGGATCCGCCGGTCGAGACGATGACCTGGTCGGCCTCGACGTCATGGCCGCCGGCGGAGGGCACCTGCCGGGCGATCCGCCGGGGCCACTCCTGGGACGTCTACGGGTTCGCCGCACCCGACGCCGCCTCGATCAAGGGCACCGCGAACGGTGTCACCGCCATGAGTCACCTGCGGCTGCACCAGCCCGACTGGGATTCCGACCTGCAGGTCTTCACCGGCTCGGTCACTGCTCCGCGCGGAAAGCCGGAGGTCCGCACCTACGACGCGGACGGGCAACTACTCCCTCCGGTCTGCGATCTGTCGGTGTTTCGCTGA